The proteins below are encoded in one region of Spirochaetaceae bacterium:
- a CDS encoding DUF4912 domain-containing protein has product MIKEKLLSLSTGELIKLAEHHAIAVDDDTERTALITLLYEELLLELNNKAINAYLKRYLFDNYTKNDGPVFNFPKQYHEQTLYFLLRDPYWVFVYWEIEEKVRLTSLAANNFRGFFLRLSSLTEGEDGVNFEHTDVTIDASAVAYGQQFIQLASPEKSHSLALFADFDGVEAMIMVSQLIPGINTGMASTNDDTAAQLCGLS; this is encoded by the coding sequence GTGATTAAAGAAAAGTTATTATCGCTGTCTACCGGCGAACTTATTAAATTAGCCGAGCATCACGCCATTGCGGTAGATGACGATACCGAACGCACCGCTTTAATTACTTTATTATACGAAGAGCTGCTGCTGGAGCTTAATAATAAAGCCATCAATGCCTACCTAAAACGGTATCTTTTTGATAATTACACTAAAAATGACGGCCCGGTTTTTAACTTTCCTAAGCAGTACCACGAGCAAACGCTTTATTTTTTATTGCGCGACCCTTACTGGGTGTTTGTTTATTGGGAGATAGAAGAAAAAGTTAGGCTAACGTCGCTGGCGGCCAACAACTTTAGGGGCTTTTTTTTGCGGCTTTCGTCTTTAACTGAAGGCGAAGACGGAGTTAACTTTGAACACACCGATGTTACCATCGATGCTTCGGCCGTAGCTTACGGCCAGCAGTTTATCCAGCTGGCCAGCCCCGAAAAAAGCCATTCGCTGGCTTTATTTGCCGATTTTGACGGCGTAGAGGCCATGATTATGGTATCGCAGCTAATACCCGGCATTAATACCGGTATGGCTAGCACAAACGATGATACGGCGGCGCAGCTGTGCGGCTTATCATAA